The following are from one region of the Cyanobium gracile PCC 6307 genome:
- a CDS encoding chloride channel protein — MSRSPLGPVRSLLLLALLGAVVGLACWPLNRIDLLQDRLLSTLPAFSGAGWSATGWLLALAPILLVPLLLWFQRGPWRRGAGSGIPQVMLCLEDPHRGAQLLSAAPTGERLGLWTVASLALLPLGREGPVVEVGAAVGQALLRRWPGVLHRASRGHLLAGAAGAGLAGGFNTPLMGMVFVVEELTGSFQQRLVWPALVLTSAAALVSGLGGQPMFALGINPTPVGEVAQLLWAIPIGLGAGALGGAFAWLLVRATGLITPIARRQPLRLGLALGMALALMTLATGGASGGDGETLMRLILDQDADTAINASWLVLLVSRLIGPVLALSAGIPGGLIDPAFAIGGVFGSGLVRAVAGDPHLGLALGMAAGLAGATQLPVMTIAFAIRMAGDQQLMPGLVASAVIAAYTGQAIQRRPVYHALADLLVPEGSEGAAAVVEDEDHGRAGQGDQGQGAEVRDEMEVDTHGAAAGEGDNRHRV, encoded by the coding sequence ATGAGCCGGTCCCCGCTGGGCCCCGTGCGGTCCCTGCTGCTGCTGGCGCTGCTGGGGGCGGTGGTGGGGCTGGCCTGCTGGCCGCTCAACCGCATCGACCTGCTCCAGGATCGCCTGCTCTCCACCCTGCCGGCCTTCAGCGGCGCCGGCTGGAGTGCGACCGGCTGGCTGCTGGCCCTCGCCCCGATCCTGCTGGTGCCGCTGCTGCTCTGGTTCCAGCGGGGACCCTGGCGCCGCGGGGCCGGCTCGGGCATTCCCCAGGTGATGCTCTGCCTGGAGGATCCCCACCGGGGCGCCCAGCTGCTCTCCGCCGCCCCGACCGGGGAACGGCTGGGCCTCTGGACCGTGGCCAGCCTGGCCCTGCTGCCCCTGGGCCGCGAAGGGCCAGTGGTGGAGGTGGGCGCGGCCGTGGGCCAGGCCCTGCTGCGGCGCTGGCCCGGCGTGCTGCACCGGGCCAGCCGGGGCCACCTGCTGGCCGGAGCGGCGGGGGCCGGTCTGGCCGGCGGCTTCAACACCCCCCTGATGGGGATGGTCTTCGTGGTCGAGGAACTGACCGGCAGCTTCCAGCAGCGGCTGGTGTGGCCGGCTCTGGTGCTGACCAGCGCGGCGGCCCTGGTGAGCGGCCTCGGCGGCCAGCCGATGTTCGCCCTTGGGATCAACCCCACCCCGGTGGGCGAGGTCGCCCAGCTGCTCTGGGCGATCCCGATCGGCCTGGGAGCAGGGGCCCTCGGCGGTGCCTTCGCCTGGCTGCTGGTGCGGGCCACGGGCCTGATCACCCCGATCGCCCGCCGCCAGCCCCTGCGCCTCGGCCTGGCGCTCGGGATGGCCCTGGCTCTGATGACCCTGGCCACGGGCGGTGCCAGCGGTGGCGACGGCGAGACGCTGATGCGCCTGATCCTTGATCAGGACGCGGACACCGCCATCAACGCCAGCTGGCTCGTCCTGCTGGTCTCCCGCCTGATCGGGCCGGTGCTGGCGCTCTCGGCAGGCATTCCCGGCGGCCTGATCGACCCGGCCTTCGCCATCGGGGGTGTGTTCGGATCAGGGCTGGTGCGGGCGGTGGCGGGGGATCCCCACTTGGGCCTGGCCCTGGGCATGGCGGCGGGGCTGGCGGGAGCCACCCAGCTGCCGGTGATGACGATCGCCTTCGCCATCCGCATGGCGGGCGACCAGCAGCTCATGCCGGGCCTGGTGGCCTCGGCCGTGATCGCGGCCTACACGGGCCAGGCGATCCAGCGCAGGCCTGTGTACCACGCCCTGGCCGACCTCCTGGTGCCGGAAGGCTCAGAGGGCGCCGCGGCGGTAGTAGAGGATGAAGATCACGGCCGGGCCGGCCAGGGTGATCAGGGCCAGGGCGCCGAAGTTCGAGATGAGATGGAAGTCGATACCCATGGTGCGGCTGCCGGCGAGGGGGACAATCGGCACAGAGTGTAG